One window of the Arthrobacter sp. zg-Y919 genome contains the following:
- a CDS encoding PAS domain-containing sensor histidine kinase yields MRNRINNCGSREKSLHNLFFLKVGMPPHSRRFPRIPWQRTSIPDLSTLFHLAPSGHVLISPQGVILETNSTFAAWAGRDRRALEGTLFVDLLSPEDLLEYQRWSAALTSGPAVNLSVDFQGPGNTRLPAYISAARIPSRTGTLDLVTVFPVPGRRRYERDLVEALQQAEAAEAARGAAEQRALQRESLLQTILDTVDVGVLVVDDEGREILANAMMENARSLIPSDGSPTFGGGTWPIYGRDRKTLIPDEQRPISRAIAGESFSEQIVWIGTGQGQMAVSVSARTVRDGSGFRGSVLAFSDVTQLVRALAAQAEFVGNVSHELRTPLTSILGYLDMALEAEVQLPNTVESALQTAVRNAERLLQLVTDLLSVASGSAALDLQETGLAPLVHAAVDSFGARASVNGVEFSVEVPADLRAVVDSGRIREVLENLVSNAVKYSPDGGTVRVRARRQDDSVVIEVADPGIGMTVEEQEQVFTRFFRSGGALTAAIPGAGLGLVITRRIVEEHGGSIGFSSEAGQGTVFTVELPADGPERGLQTY; encoded by the coding sequence ATGCGCAATCGTATTAATAACTGCGGGTCCCGGGAAAAGTCCCTGCATAACTTGTTCTTTCTAAAGGTCGGCATGCCCCCTCATTCCCGCCGTTTTCCGCGCATCCCCTGGCAGCGGACGTCCATTCCCGACTTGTCGACCCTTTTCCACCTTGCCCCGTCCGGGCACGTTCTTATATCTCCCCAAGGCGTCATTCTCGAAACAAACTCCACATTTGCCGCGTGGGCTGGAAGGGACCGGCGGGCGTTGGAGGGAACCCTTTTCGTCGACCTTCTGTCACCCGAGGACCTGCTGGAATACCAGCGCTGGAGTGCAGCATTGACTTCCGGACCTGCGGTGAACCTCAGTGTCGACTTCCAGGGACCCGGCAACACCAGGCTGCCGGCCTATATTTCGGCGGCCCGGATCCCCTCCCGCACCGGCACCCTTGATTTGGTCACCGTATTCCCCGTGCCCGGGCGGCGCCGGTATGAACGCGACCTGGTGGAGGCACTCCAGCAGGCGGAGGCCGCCGAAGCCGCCAGGGGTGCTGCCGAACAGCGGGCACTGCAGCGGGAATCCCTGCTGCAGACCATCCTGGACACGGTGGATGTGGGGGTGCTCGTGGTTGATGACGAGGGCAGGGAAATCCTCGCCAACGCCATGATGGAAAACGCCCGGTCATTAATCCCGTCGGATGGGTCCCCCACCTTCGGAGGCGGCACGTGGCCCATCTATGGGCGGGACCGGAAAACCCTGATACCGGACGAGCAGCGTCCCATCAGCCGGGCGATTGCCGGGGAGTCCTTCTCGGAGCAGATCGTCTGGATCGGCACCGGGCAGGGCCAGATGGCCGTCAGCGTAAGTGCGCGGACGGTCCGGGACGGCAGCGGCTTCAGGGGATCGGTCCTGGCCTTCAGCGACGTCACCCAGCTGGTGCGTGCACTGGCGGCCCAGGCCGAATTTGTCGGGAACGTTTCCCATGAACTCCGGACGCCGCTCACCTCCATTCTCGGCTACCTCGACATGGCCCTGGAGGCGGAGGTGCAGCTGCCAAACACCGTCGAATCGGCCCTGCAGACGGCAGTCCGGAACGCCGAACGGCTGCTGCAGCTGGTCACGGACCTGCTTTCAGTAGCGTCCGGCAGCGCTGCGCTGGACCTGCAGGAAACCGGACTCGCCCCCCTGGTCCACGCCGCCGTCGATTCCTTCGGCGCCCGGGCCAGCGTCAACGGGGTGGAATTCAGTGTTGAGGTCCCCGCAGACCTGCGGGCGGTGGTGGACAGCGGCCGGATCAGGGAGGTGCTGGAAAACCTCGTTTCCAACGCGGTCAAGTATTCGCCCGACGGCGGCACGGTGCGGGTGCGCGCCCGGCGGCAGGACGACTCCGTCGTCATCGAGGTGGCCGACCCGGGCATCGGCATGACAGTGGAGGAGCAGGAGCAGGTCTTTACCCGGTTCTTCCGGTCCGGCGGGGCACTGACTGCCGCCATCCCCGGGGCTGGACTCGGGCTGGTGATTACCCGACGGATTGTGGAAGAACACGGGGGAAGCATCGGCTTCAGCAGTGAAGCCGGCCAGGGAACCGTGTTCACCGTGGAGCTTCCGGCCGATGGGCCCGAACGGGGCTTGCAAACTTACTAA
- a CDS encoding lantibiotic dehydratase C-terminal domain-containing protein → MSQPATLRPASPPSTHLLWWNLTVDAGTFDLADRIISDLVTPLVAQARLWGTKRWFYTRRMQPSNAQLRLRILAPSETLDRLKSLLGALQEQSGDPVRSLAAVHEFNEPVLDRTVGTDALLPSAEADLARYGGVEGLALAEEVFELSSDLCLWATARFGKAQNRSALASLLLFDSAYAMMKGPRASTWPDRRRVSWEYYWDSHLHSCTASDPRAAGVQKATGAQAQAQLMPVHRLMMATASESAVMNWRRRWLRTIDTYLYRADKAGASRSAQHLTVYQAHGLLNRLGFTLRQEALIGVYARNWSREKEAGLTDTT, encoded by the coding sequence ATGAGCCAGCCAGCCACACTTCGCCCGGCTTCTCCCCCTTCTACCCACCTCCTCTGGTGGAACCTGACCGTTGATGCCGGCACCTTCGATCTGGCCGACCGGATCATTAGTGACCTTGTCACCCCCCTGGTTGCGCAGGCGAGGCTGTGGGGAACCAAGCGGTGGTTCTACACCCGGAGAATGCAGCCGTCGAATGCGCAGCTCCGGCTGCGGATACTGGCCCCCTCGGAAACCCTGGACCGGTTGAAGTCCCTGTTGGGAGCCCTGCAGGAACAGTCCGGGGATCCGGTCCGCAGCCTAGCGGCAGTGCACGAGTTTAACGAACCGGTCCTGGACCGGACAGTGGGGACGGACGCCCTGCTGCCTTCGGCGGAGGCTGACCTGGCCCGCTACGGCGGAGTGGAAGGGCTGGCCCTCGCAGAGGAGGTCTTCGAGCTTTCTTCGGATCTCTGCCTCTGGGCCACCGCACGGTTCGGGAAGGCACAGAACCGCTCCGCACTGGCTTCGCTGCTGCTCTTTGATTCCGCGTACGCCATGATGAAGGGGCCGCGGGCGTCCACCTGGCCGGACCGCCGTCGGGTCTCCTGGGAGTACTACTGGGACAGCCACCTCCACAGCTGCACAGCCTCGGATCCCCGGGCCGCCGGAGTCCAGAAGGCAACGGGTGCGCAGGCGCAGGCACAGCTGATGCCCGTGCACCGGCTGATGATGGCCACGGCATCCGAATCCGCCGTGATGAACTGGCGCCGCCGCTGGCTGCGGACCATCGACACATACCTGTACCGGGCAGACAAGGCCGGAGCCAGCCGCAGCGCGCAGCACCTTACGGTCTACCAGGCGCACGGCCTGCTCAACCGGCTCGGATTCACGCTTCGCCAGGAGGCACTCATCGGGGTCTACGCGAGGAACTGGAGCAGGGAGAAGGAGGCCGGTCTGACGGACACCACGTGA
- a CDS encoding GAF and ANTAR domain-containing protein, with translation MNLSSEQHSVAAELQQLLLQTESVEFFLEGFVSHAAELFSSDVEVLAGVTLLRNKQGATVASSSEAARALDEVQYGFGDGPCMRASRTGKTVLVEDVRTDSRWPDYTDAIRDRGFYSILGVPLLLGSDGGAGLNLYAREPGYFTPEVIRTADAFAAEAAVTLRIAVQIARHRSTANHLRTAMQARTTIDLAVGIVMAQNKCGQDEAFEILSRASGNRNVKLRELAERVVQSVTSQTVTTHFVD, from the coding sequence ATGAACTTATCCTCCGAGCAGCACTCCGTTGCCGCTGAACTGCAGCAGCTTCTACTGCAGACCGAATCGGTGGAGTTCTTCCTCGAAGGCTTTGTCTCCCATGCCGCGGAGCTTTTCAGCAGCGACGTCGAAGTCCTGGCCGGCGTGACCCTGCTGCGGAATAAGCAGGGTGCCACCGTAGCCAGCAGCAGTGAGGCCGCCCGTGCACTGGACGAAGTCCAGTACGGCTTCGGGGACGGTCCGTGCATGCGGGCCTCGCGAACGGGAAAAACCGTGCTGGTCGAAGATGTCCGCACCGACTCGCGGTGGCCGGACTATACCGACGCCATCCGTGACCGCGGGTTCTATTCCATCCTCGGCGTCCCGCTTCTCCTCGGCAGCGACGGGGGCGCCGGGTTGAACCTCTACGCCCGGGAGCCGGGGTACTTCACTCCGGAGGTCATCCGGACAGCAGATGCATTTGCCGCAGAGGCTGCGGTGACCCTGCGGATAGCCGTTCAGATCGCCCGGCACAGGAGCACCGCCAACCACCTCCGGACGGCCATGCAGGCCCGGACCACCATCGACCTCGCCGTTGGAATCGTGATGGCCCAGAACAAGTGCGGCCAGGACGAAGCCTTCGAGATCCTGAGCCGTGCCTCCGGCAACCGAAACGTGAAACTCCGGGAGCTCGCTGAGCGCGTAGTGCAGTCCGTAACCTCCCAGACAGTGACAACGCACTTCGTCGACTAG
- a CDS encoding mannitol dehydrogenase family protein, with amino-acid sequence MTKLSEEFLSDLPASLPRPEYDRSRLTTGIVHFGVGGFHRAHEAMYLDRLMNQGKALDWAICGVGVLPSDAAMKTVMDSQDCLYTLVLKHPDGVREARVIGSIAQYLYAPEDPEAVIEKMAAPATRIVSLTITEGGYNISDTTGEFDAGAPEIAADLLPGAVPATVFGLVTEALRRRRSRGLEPFTVMSCDNLPGNGEVARKAFGEFARLLDPELGEWVQESVPFPSSMVDRITPATTDADRTSIAAEFGVEDAWPVVAEDFAQWALEDDFPQGRPPWEDAGVSMAADVEPYERMKLRLLNCGHQGLAYLGYLAGYRYVHEAVRDPQLAQFLLEYMDREATPTLLPVPGVDLDAYKLRLLQRFGNEHVRDTLARLCAESSDRIPKWLVPVVRDNIAAGGEVSRSATIIAAWARYAEGVDEAGVPIRVVDNHRDEVMAVAARNREDPLAFVSQQHFFANLAREPRFTDPYLAALDTLHRSGAKAAIAERVD; translated from the coding sequence ATGACCAAACTCAGCGAAGAGTTCCTTTCCGACCTGCCGGCGTCCCTGCCGCGGCCCGAATATGACCGTTCCCGTCTGACCACCGGCATTGTGCACTTCGGTGTTGGGGGATTCCACCGGGCACACGAGGCGATGTACCTGGACCGGTTGATGAACCAGGGCAAGGCTCTGGACTGGGCCATCTGCGGCGTGGGGGTGCTGCCCTCCGACGCCGCGATGAAGACCGTTATGGACAGCCAGGACTGCCTGTACACCCTGGTCCTGAAGCATCCGGACGGCGTCCGGGAAGCGCGGGTGATCGGGTCCATTGCCCAGTACCTGTACGCACCCGAGGACCCCGAGGCGGTCATTGAAAAAATGGCTGCTCCGGCCACCCGAATCGTCTCCCTGACCATTACCGAGGGCGGCTACAACATCAGCGACACGACGGGCGAGTTCGACGCCGGAGCCCCGGAAATCGCGGCGGATCTGCTGCCCGGCGCTGTTCCCGCTACGGTTTTCGGCCTCGTCACCGAGGCTCTCCGGCGCCGCCGCAGCCGCGGACTTGAACCGTTCACGGTCATGTCCTGCGACAACCTACCGGGCAACGGCGAAGTGGCCAGGAAGGCATTCGGCGAATTTGCACGGTTACTGGACCCGGAACTGGGGGAGTGGGTGCAGGAGTCCGTACCGTTCCCCTCCTCGATGGTGGACCGGATCACTCCCGCAACAACCGATGCGGACCGTACCTCGATTGCCGCGGAATTCGGCGTGGAAGATGCCTGGCCGGTCGTCGCCGAAGACTTTGCCCAGTGGGCACTGGAGGATGATTTTCCGCAGGGCCGCCCCCCGTGGGAGGACGCCGGCGTGAGCATGGCGGCCGATGTGGAGCCGTATGAGCGGATGAAACTGCGCCTGCTGAACTGCGGCCACCAGGGGTTGGCCTATCTGGGCTACCTGGCCGGCTACCGGTACGTGCATGAAGCAGTCCGGGACCCGCAGTTGGCGCAGTTCCTGCTGGAGTACATGGACCGCGAAGCCACCCCCACGCTGCTTCCCGTACCGGGCGTGGACCTGGACGCCTACAAGCTGCGCCTGCTGCAGCGCTTCGGCAACGAACATGTCCGGGATACCCTCGCCCGCCTGTGCGCCGAAAGTTCGGACCGGATTCCGAAGTGGCTGGTGCCGGTAGTCCGGGACAACATTGCGGCCGGCGGCGAGGTTTCCCGTTCCGCCACCATCATTGCCGCCTGGGCGCGGTACGCCGAGGGAGTGGATGAGGCCGGTGTTCCTATCCGCGTGGTGGACAACCACCGCGACGAAGTGATGGCTGTGGCCGCCCGGAACCGGGAAGACCCGCTGGCCTTTGTCTCACAGCAGCATTTCTTCGCAAACCTGGCCCGGGAGCCGCGCTTCACAGACCCATACCTTGCCGCACTGGATACCCTGCACAGGAGCGGGGCCAAGGCAGCCATCGCGGAACGGGTGGATTAA
- the pstS gene encoding phosphate ABC transporter substrate-binding protein PstS: MRPIRPARSLATVVLASLALTSCGSDYPLGDAQREAAENSTSNLSGVLSGAGSSAQGPAMDSWIAGFGTLHPKVQLQYSPDGSGAGRSALLAGAVNFAGSDAYLQDEELEDAKTVCGPDGALDIPAYISPIAVAFNLPGIESLNLDADTIARIFRGGIEAWNDPAIAALNPDVQLPSTRITPVSRADDSGTTENFTEYLHEVVPEAWPDAPSGTWPGGLQGENAQGSSGVVSTVTRTEGAVTYADDSVIDDSMGTANLLVGSEFVPISAEAASTAVEQSTRVPGRGKNDIALQLDRRTTAPGAYPLVLVSYQIYCSSYADEALVERVRTFGQYVVSREGQQTSADAAKSAPIPESLAQEAHAALESITVRD, encoded by the coding sequence TTGCGCCCAATCCGCCCCGCCCGTTCCCTGGCCACGGTGGTGCTGGCATCGCTTGCCCTTACCTCATGCGGATCCGACTATCCCCTTGGCGATGCCCAGCGGGAGGCGGCCGAGAACAGTACTTCCAACCTCAGCGGAGTGCTCTCCGGTGCCGGATCGAGCGCGCAGGGGCCGGCAATGGATTCCTGGATCGCCGGTTTCGGCACGCTGCACCCCAAGGTCCAGCTCCAGTACTCCCCGGACGGCTCAGGTGCCGGACGCAGCGCCCTGCTGGCCGGTGCGGTGAACTTCGCCGGTTCGGATGCCTATCTGCAGGACGAAGAGCTGGAAGATGCCAAAACGGTGTGCGGACCCGACGGTGCCCTGGACATTCCGGCCTACATTTCCCCGATTGCCGTAGCGTTCAACCTCCCCGGCATCGAATCGCTGAACCTGGATGCCGACACCATTGCCCGGATTTTCCGCGGTGGGATTGAGGCCTGGAACGATCCGGCCATCGCGGCCCTGAACCCGGACGTGCAGCTGCCCTCCACACGGATCACCCCGGTCAGCCGTGCCGATGATTCGGGCACCACGGAGAACTTCACTGAATACCTGCACGAGGTAGTGCCGGAGGCCTGGCCGGACGCCCCGTCCGGAACCTGGCCGGGCGGGCTGCAGGGGGAGAACGCGCAGGGAAGCTCCGGCGTCGTCAGTACCGTGACGCGTACCGAGGGAGCCGTGACCTATGCCGATGACTCGGTGATTGACGATTCCATGGGCACCGCCAACCTGCTGGTCGGCAGCGAATTCGTGCCGATCAGTGCCGAGGCGGCGAGCACCGCCGTCGAGCAATCCACGCGGGTCCCCGGACGGGGAAAGAATGACATTGCGCTCCAGCTGGACCGGCGGACCACCGCGCCCGGCGCCTATCCGCTGGTACTGGTTTCCTACCAGATCTACTGCAGCTCGTACGCCGACGAGGCCCTCGTGGAACGCGTGCGGACCTTCGGCCAGTATGTGGTCAGCAGGGAGGGCCAGCAGACCTCTGCGGACGCGGCAAAGAGCGCACCCATCCCCGAATCCCTGGCCCAAGAGGCCCATGCCGCCTTGGAATCCATCACCGTCCGCGACTAG
- a CDS encoding DUF1304 domain-containing protein, whose amino-acid sequence MLIAAAIFAVVAAAVAFYFFMLESLRWAEPETAAVFQLRGSNAAATAQLAYNLGFYNLFLAVGAGLGVVLLFAGNAVAGLTLMTFTTACMLLASVVLVLSDRRMGKLSLVQGGPAAFSLVFSLLGT is encoded by the coding sequence GTGCTGATAGCCGCAGCCATCTTTGCCGTCGTGGCCGCCGCGGTGGCTTTCTACTTCTTTATGCTCGAGTCGCTGCGCTGGGCGGAACCCGAAACCGCCGCGGTCTTTCAGCTGCGGGGGTCCAATGCTGCCGCCACGGCCCAGCTGGCCTACAACCTGGGGTTCTACAACCTCTTCCTGGCGGTGGGTGCCGGGCTGGGAGTGGTCCTGCTCTTCGCCGGCAACGCCGTGGCCGGGCTGACCCTGATGACGTTCACCACGGCCTGCATGCTGCTCGCCTCTGTGGTCCTGGTGCTCAGCGACCGGAGGATGGGGAAACTGTCCCTGGTCCAGGGCGGTCCGGCGGCGTTCTCCCTTGTCTTTTCGCTGCTGGGCACCTGA